A section of the Rhodobacteraceae bacterium M382 genome encodes:
- a CDS encoding heme lyase CcmF/NrfE family subunit: MIVEFGHFALCVALIAAIVQSVIPLWGAQRGNTAAMRVADTAAQIQFLGVAIAFGVLTHAFVTSDFSVLTTALNSHSGKPMLYKITGVWANHEGSMLLWVLMLALFGVLISVFGRIIPVAMRATVLAVQAMIGVGFYAFILLTSNPFERLPMPPMDGQGMNPLLQDPGVAFHPPLLYLGYVGFSTAFSFAVAALITGRVDPAWARWMRPWVLLAWSGLTAGIALGSWWAYYELGWGGFWFWDPVENASFMPWLIGTALLHSAIVVEKRNALLKWTILLAILTFSLSLIGTFLVRSGILTSVHAFATDPERGVFILLLLAIAIGGALSLFAWRAPAMEDGGVFAIWSRETGLLVNNLLLSAGCGIVFVGTMYPLVLEVVTGNKISVGAPYFNQAFLPVFGVVMLGAGIGPFLSWKRARKHDVFRRVAMTTVLSAALTGLLAVVLGLLDPAGLFGAFVALWLAIATCQDLLHRSGFPGVPLGILLRRMIGLPRSAWGMYLGHLGLAIAAAGVVAVSVWKVEVIQSVEPGVPMPVGAYEFTLQGVSETLGPNYEALTATIIVTQDGAPVTTLHPERRWYPIEQKPSTEAGIVTLWHGDLYGVLGDPDGQGGWVTRYYYNPGVPWMWLGALLITFAALVSLTDRRLRIGAPSGKRNRPAPPAVQPAE, from the coding sequence ATGATCGTCGAATTTGGCCATTTTGCCCTGTGTGTGGCGTTGATCGCCGCCATCGTGCAATCGGTGATCCCCCTTTGGGGCGCACAACGGGGCAATACCGCAGCCATGCGGGTTGCCGACACTGCCGCCCAGATCCAATTTCTGGGCGTTGCCATTGCCTTTGGGGTTTTAACACACGCATTTGTGACGTCGGATTTCTCTGTCCTGACCACAGCGTTGAATTCCCATTCCGGCAAACCGATGCTGTACAAGATCACAGGTGTCTGGGCCAACCACGAAGGGTCGATGTTGCTGTGGGTGCTGATGCTGGCGCTGTTCGGTGTTCTTATTTCTGTCTTTGGGCGCATAATACCCGTGGCGATGCGCGCCACGGTTCTGGCGGTTCAGGCGATGATCGGTGTGGGGTTCTACGCGTTTATCCTGCTGACATCGAACCCGTTTGAACGCCTGCCTATGCCGCCGATGGATGGACAGGGGATGAATCCGTTGCTGCAGGATCCCGGCGTCGCTTTTCATCCGCCGCTTTTGTATCTGGGTTACGTTGGTTTCTCGACGGCCTTTTCCTTTGCCGTAGCTGCGCTGATCACCGGCCGGGTCGATCCGGCCTGGGCCCGTTGGATGCGGCCCTGGGTGTTGCTGGCCTGGTCCGGGCTGACCGCTGGCATCGCTCTGGGGTCCTGGTGGGCCTACTATGAACTCGGCTGGGGCGGGTTCTGGTTTTGGGACCCGGTCGAAAACGCATCCTTCATGCCGTGGCTGATCGGAACTGCTCTGTTGCATTCCGCCATCGTGGTGGAAAAGCGAAATGCCCTGCTGAAATGGACCATCTTGTTGGCCATCCTGACGTTTTCGCTGTCGTTGATCGGCACGTTCCTGGTGCGCTCGGGCATTTTGACCTCGGTTCATGCTTTTGCCACTGACCCCGAACGCGGTGTGTTCATCCTGTTGCTGCTGGCCATTGCCATCGGCGGCGCGCTCAGCCTGTTTGCCTGGCGCGCACCCGCGATGGAAGATGGCGGTGTCTTTGCCATCTGGTCGCGGGAAACCGGCCTGCTGGTCAACAATCTGCTTCTGTCGGCGGGCTGTGGCATCGTCTTTGTCGGGACCATGTACCCCCTGGTGCTGGAAGTGGTGACCGGCAACAAGATTTCGGTCGGGGCACCCTATTTCAATCAGGCATTCCTGCCGGTGTTCGGTGTCGTGATGCTGGGAGCAGGAATTGGGCCATTTTTGTCATGGAAACGGGCGCGAAAGCACGATGTTTTCCGTCGCGTTGCCATGACCACTGTCCTTTCGGCCGCTCTGACGGGTCTATTGGCCGTCGTTCTCGGTCTGTTGGACCCTGCAGGCCTGTTCGGTGCCTTTGTGGCGTTGTGGCTGGCTATTGCGACCTGTCAGGACCTCCTGCATCGTTCCGGCTTTCCCGGCGTGCCGCTCGGCATTCTGTTGCGCCGAATGATCGGATTGCCCCGTTCGGCCTGGGGAATGTACCTGGGGCATCTGGGGCTTGCCATAGCAGCAGCCGGTGTTGTTGCGGTGTCTGTGTGGAAGGTTGAAGTCATCCAATCAGTAGAACCCGGCGTGCCTATGCCTGTCGGAGCCTATGAATTCACCCTCCAAGGGGTCTCGGAAACCCTGGGACCGAATTATGAGGCGCTCACGGCCACGATTATCGTCACCCAAGACGGTGCTCCTGTCACCACTTTGCACCCGGAACGGCGCTGGTATCCGATTGAACAAAAGCCATCGACCGAGGCCGGAATTGTGACGCTTTGGCACGGTGACCTCTATGGTGTGCTGGGGGATCCCGACGGTCAGGGCGGTTGGGTCACACGGTACTATTATAATCCAGGGGTACCTTGGATGTGGTTGGGCGCTCTGCTGATCACCTTTGCCGCACTTGTGTCCCTGACCGACCGGCGGCTGCGTATCGGAGCTCCATCCGGCAAACGCAACCGGCCCGCCCCCCCTGCTGTACAACCTGCCGAATGA
- a CDS encoding cytochrome c-type biogenesis protein CcmH, producing the protein MTRFLTFIALILSLATGALALDSEEMFTDPAQEARARDIGRQLRCLKCRNQSIFDSNAGLARDLRIVVRERMDAGDSDQQVLDYVHERFGDFVLLNPPVSPKTYALWAAPVLLVLMSIAGAAVYLRQRPTLRTSSGALSDADRAEARKLLKGDQA; encoded by the coding sequence ATGACCCGCTTTCTGACCTTCATTGCCCTGATACTGTCCCTCGCCACCGGCGCGCTGGCGCTGGATTCCGAGGAGATGTTCACCGACCCCGCACAAGAGGCCCGCGCCCGAGATATCGGTCGCCAGCTGCGGTGTCTGAAATGCCGGAACCAATCAATTTTTGACTCCAATGCCGGCCTGGCGCGGGACCTGCGCATCGTGGTGCGCGAACGGATGGATGCAGGGGACAGTGATCAACAGGTGCTGGATTACGTTCACGAACGCTTTGGTGACTTTGTGCTGCTGAATCCTCCGGTCTCGCCCAAGACATACGCGCTGTGGGCCGCGCCGGTGCTGTTGGTGCTGATGTCCATCGCCGGGGCCGCTGTCTACCTGCGCCAACGCCCGACACTGCGAACCTCTAGCGGGGCCTTGTCTGACGCAGACCGCGCCGAAGCCCGCAAGCTGTTGAAGGGGGATCAGGCATGA
- the ccmI gene encoding c-type cytochrome biogenesis protein CcmI has product MMFWIVITTTAIAAGFWIAWPFLRAKPGELSGVDGALSIYRDQMKEVDRDRASGLISATEAEAATLEIERRALHVSRQNERALVASRGAPMATLGLTAVTAILGLALYAGLGAPDAPDQPLAARADDILHQKAEAGDLRSSIQLLAQKAEQDPENLDAWVLLAQSYAVIGDYAKSRDAYGKASDLATDQPEIQSAYAEAIVSANNDVVSAEARELFLQLAQDFNDPRAHYYLSLAKAQAQDYQGALVGWVTLLDSSDPSAPWVPLVRRDIVDVARTIGADLRQILPDATPAEIKTAQNNVASGPALSSSADIANLVNRLAKTPRDFKGWIELARLYVDSNDPDAARDALNTARVEYANAPFVSRKIDEAEQALGLALNKGPDAAAVAAMSELSQGERDQMIDDMVAGLADRLQDDPMDLDGWVMLVRSYATLGRDEQAKQAYKTALAVFETDTVSLATLKEAAGQLVQR; this is encoded by the coding sequence ATGATGTTCTGGATCGTCATTACCACGACTGCCATCGCCGCCGGGTTTTGGATCGCATGGCCATTTCTGCGCGCCAAGCCGGGCGAACTGTCTGGCGTGGACGGCGCGCTGTCGATCTATCGGGATCAGATGAAAGAAGTCGATCGAGATCGTGCGTCCGGCTTGATCAGCGCCACTGAGGCCGAAGCCGCAACATTGGAAATCGAACGCCGGGCGCTGCATGTGTCACGACAGAATGAACGAGCTCTGGTTGCGTCACGCGGCGCACCTATGGCAACGCTGGGCCTGACCGCCGTCACAGCGATTTTGGGCTTGGCGCTGTATGCCGGATTGGGCGCGCCCGACGCCCCCGACCAACCATTGGCGGCGCGGGCCGACGACATCCTGCACCAAAAAGCCGAAGCCGGCGACCTGCGCAGCAGCATTCAATTATTGGCGCAAAAGGCCGAACAGGATCCTGAGAATCTGGACGCCTGGGTTCTGTTGGCACAGTCCTATGCTGTGATCGGGGATTACGCCAAATCGCGCGACGCCTATGGCAAAGCTTCCGATCTCGCCACTGATCAACCCGAAATCCAATCGGCCTATGCCGAAGCCATCGTCTCTGCCAACAACGACGTGGTTTCCGCCGAGGCCAGGGAGCTGTTTTTGCAACTGGCCCAGGATTTCAACGACCCACGGGCCCATTATTATCTGTCTTTGGCCAAGGCACAGGCACAGGATTATCAGGGCGCATTGGTTGGCTGGGTCACCTTGCTCGACTCCTCTGATCCATCTGCACCCTGGGTGCCTTTGGTCCGTCGCGACATCGTTGATGTGGCCCGGACCATCGGAGCGGATCTGCGTCAGATCCTGCCCGATGCAACCCCTGCCGAAATCAAAACCGCCCAAAACAATGTGGCGTCCGGACCGGCTCTGAGTTCTTCGGCAGATATCGCCAATCTCGTGAACCGTCTTGCCAAAACCCCCAGGGATTTCAAAGGCTGGATCGAGCTCGCCCGCCTGTATGTCGACAGCAATGATCCGGATGCGGCCCGGGACGCGTTGAACACCGCACGGGTGGAATATGCCAATGCCCCGTTCGTCAGCCGCAAGATTGACGAGGCCGAGCAAGCCCTGGGTCTTGCACTTAACAAGGGGCCGGACGCAGCCGCAGTGGCTGCGATGTCAGAGTTGAGCCAGGGTGAACGTGATCAGATGATCGACGATATGGTCGCGGGGCTGGCCGACCGCTTGCAGGATGATCCCATGGATCTGGACGGTTGGGTCATGCTGGTGCGCTCCTATGCGACATTGGGTCGGGATGAACAGGCAAAACAGGCGTATAAAACCGCATTGGCTGTTTTCGAAACTGACACGGTTTCCCTGGCCACATTGAAAGAGGCTGCCGGACAGTTGGTCCAGCGCTGA
- a CDS encoding ABC transporter permease subunit, translating into MIPFLLYAAIFIGAFYIVKFLVHRTAKHDYTSLKTVTFGDESAVVSDRVASVISVVTIFVMWGIFTGSTLLPGFLHAPGPFEGEASFEYTAQAENGDRDTATVTVLVHPVDQQVDKPEVDPGDGWAKNDSATIGMWRSGLIRVDKNDEIGRSEGAKVVAVNGTPIAPGGSVETDFGRVGMSPKGTLNFEPNKGWQMEPIWLPAPEDVAVRLAEIASEGFRDTTLLEHLGFSLMRVVMGFVLGALVGIPLGYAMGLSNWFRGWFDPIVEFMRPVPPLALIPLVIIWAGIGEAGKIILLFLAALWIMAIAARSGVSGVNISKVHAAYSLGASKVQIMRYVIMPNSLPEIFTGARVAMGVCWGTVVAAELVAAEKGAGMMIMVASKFQNTDIVIMGIILIGVIGFGIDMLMRWMERLMVPWKGKA; encoded by the coding sequence ATGATACCGTTTCTCCTTTATGCTGCGATTTTTATCGGTGCGTTCTATATTGTGAAGTTCCTGGTGCATCGCACCGCCAAACACGACTACACGTCGCTCAAGACCGTGACCTTTGGTGATGAAAGCGCGGTTGTCTCTGACCGGGTGGCCAGTGTCATTTCGGTCGTGACCATCTTTGTCATGTGGGGGATCTTTACCGGCTCAACCCTGCTGCCTGGCTTTTTGCATGCTCCGGGTCCGTTCGAGGGCGAAGCGTCCTTTGAATATACCGCGCAGGCAGAAAATGGTGACCGCGACACCGCCACGGTGACGGTGTTGGTGCATCCCGTCGATCAGCAGGTGGACAAACCCGAAGTCGACCCCGGTGACGGCTGGGCCAAGAACGACAGTGCCACCATTGGAATGTGGCGCAGTGGTTTGATCCGGGTCGACAAGAATGACGAAATTGGCCGCAGCGAAGGCGCAAAAGTCGTCGCTGTCAACGGAACACCAATTGCACCGGGTGGGTCGGTCGAAACCGATTTTGGACGGGTTGGAATGTCGCCCAAGGGGACATTGAACTTTGAACCGAACAAAGGCTGGCAAATGGAGCCGATCTGGTTGCCGGCCCCCGAAGACGTGGCCGTCCGGCTGGCTGAAATTGCCTCCGAGGGTTTCCGCGATACCACCCTTCTGGAACATCTCGGCTTTTCGTTGATGCGCGTTGTGATGGGTTTCGTTCTGGGGGCTTTGGTCGGTATCCCATTGGGATATGCCATGGGGTTGTCCAATTGGTTCCGTGGATGGTTCGACCCGATCGTCGAATTCATGCGCCCGGTGCCACCGCTTGCGTTGATCCCGCTGGTCATCATCTGGGCCGGGATCGGTGAAGCGGGCAAGATCATCCTGTTGTTCCTGGCCGCATTGTGGATCATGGCGATTGCTGCCCGTTCGGGTGTGTCCGGCGTGAATATTTCCAAGGTCCACGCGGCCTATAGCCTGGGTGCCAGCAAAGTGCAGATCATGCGCTATGTGATCATGCCAAACTCGCTGCCGGAAATCTTTACCGGAGCCCGCGTCGCCATGGGCGTTTGTTGGGGGACAGTTGTGGCTGCTGAACTGGTGGCCGCCGAAAAGGGGGCTGGCATGATGATCATGGTCGCTTCCAAGTTCCAGAACACCGATATCGTCATCATGGGGATAATCCTGATTGGTGTCATCGGGTTCGGCATCGATATGCTGATGCGCTGGATGGAGCGTCTCATGGTGCCGTGGAAAGGCAAAGCGTAA